The following are from one region of the Paenibacillus sabinae T27 genome:
- a CDS encoding dienelactone hydrolase family protein, with amino-acid sequence MRMLEMTLAALDLLVLIYFFVIGKSTSPRKITNLLIGAGLLTIPVLQLFLEGYRWQLVPLYFVTLILLASILLRLFRPVPMFKKRRVPRYVSGLALSGLVILSAGLAAALPVMDLPKPDGADAVGTVTFDWTDGSREETLTADPGDKRELVVQVWYPAEKSSGEPQFLFPQDPQIFHNYISAFAEGLHLPAFALDYWKYARSHSFQDAPVLPSPKPYPLVIISHGLGTSRMLHASQAENLASHGYIVAAIDHTYSTAATAFSDGRITGFTTELSAEDIYDKARVIGEIWTQDVKFVLNQLDSLNAGRIESDFTGKIDMNNTGIMGHSFGGATAYNAAYTIGKIKAGINMDGTLIDLDQDQLNKPFMFLQSDASAKITEALDDPAVPEEIRERITKETQIIRHVALHGGQIIHIKGTAHFNFTDMQFYSPLIKYLGMTGSIDGYRGAYLVNRYVLDFFDKYLKGGSGELINGPHADDPEIDFQKL; translated from the coding sequence ATGCGTATGTTGGAAATGACCCTGGCGGCGCTGGATTTATTGGTGTTGATCTATTTTTTTGTTATTGGCAAGTCAACCTCTCCCCGCAAAATAACGAATCTGCTGATTGGCGCCGGATTGCTCACGATTCCGGTGCTGCAGCTGTTTCTGGAAGGCTACCGGTGGCAGCTGGTCCCCCTTTATTTCGTGACTCTCATCCTGCTGGCAAGCATTCTGCTTAGACTATTTAGACCGGTTCCGATGTTTAAAAAACGGCGTGTTCCCCGGTATGTAAGCGGCCTTGCGCTGAGCGGGCTGGTTATACTTTCCGCCGGTCTGGCCGCGGCCCTGCCGGTTATGGATTTACCTAAACCGGACGGAGCAGACGCGGTTGGCACAGTTACCTTTGATTGGACCGACGGAAGCCGCGAGGAGACGCTCACCGCCGATCCGGGAGATAAACGCGAGCTCGTCGTCCAAGTATGGTACCCGGCGGAAAAATCATCCGGGGAGCCTCAGTTTCTTTTTCCCCAGGACCCGCAAATCTTTCACAATTACATATCAGCTTTTGCCGAGGGGCTTCATTTGCCTGCGTTTGCCCTGGATTACTGGAAGTATGCGCGCAGTCATTCCTTTCAAGATGCGCCCGTCCTCCCCTCCCCCAAACCTTATCCCTTGGTCATCATAAGCCATGGCCTGGGCACCAGCCGAATGCTTCATGCTTCACAAGCCGAAAATCTGGCAAGCCACGGGTACATCGTAGCCGCTATCGACCATACGTACAGCACGGCGGCGACGGCATTTTCCGACGGCAGGATCACAGGGTTCACAACAGAACTCTCTGCCGAGGATATCTATGATAAGGCCCGCGTTATCGGAGAGATTTGGACTCAGGATGTGAAGTTTGTGCTGAATCAATTGGATTCGCTGAATGCGGGACGGATCGAAAGTGATTTTACAGGCAAAATCGATATGAACAACACGGGCATCATGGGCCATTCGTTCGGCGGAGCAACCGCATATAACGCAGCTTATACGATCGGCAAAATCAAAGCCGGGATTAATATGGACGGGACGCTGATTGATTTGGACCAGGACCAATTGAACAAGCCGTTTATGTTCTTACAGTCCGATGCTTCCGCGAAGATAACTGAAGCCTTGGACGATCCTGCGGTTCCTGAAGAAATCAGGGAAAGGATCACTAAAGAGACGCAGATTATCCGCCATGTCGCCTTACACGGAGGTCAAATCATCCATATCAAGGGAACGGCCCATTTTAATTTTACGGATATGCAATTCTATTCGCCTTTGATCAAATATTTGGGCATGACCGGCAGCATTGACGGGTACAGAGGGGCTTATCTTGTGAACCGGTACGTTCTGGATTTCTTCGATAAATATTTAAAGGGAGGCTCAGGCGAGCTCATCAACGGACCTCATGCGGATGATCCGGAGATTGATTTTCAGAAGCTATAA
- a CDS encoding glycoside hydrolase family 32 protein yields MELPTQGALLHREALLKAEQSISRIKDTAGKDPGRLKYHFMAPAYWINDPNGLIFYKAEYHLFYQHYPYAAEWGAMHWGHAKSKDLVHWEHLPIALAPSEPYDLHERGGVFSGSAVDDNGILSVLYTGTVIKDGVLIQSQCLATSQDGITFEKYEGNPVIPGPPEDGSADFRDPKVWKHNGTWYMVVGSSKDGIGKALLYKSPDLRAWNYVGVLAESDGTMGTMWECPDFFPLDGRYVLLFSPMGMGERKTIYLVGDMDYETGRFTWDTMGDVDHGFEYYAPQSFLDGQGRRIIIAWLNAWDWMPWFKDFGPTDVNHWCGAMSAPRTVELDSDSRLIFKPVKELEVLRREHFHIGQTEVTPGASVIPKYVGSDCLEIKAEFEMSGCTAEEIGFVLRGAGDGSQQTLLVYNTKTGVLRFDRTRSDGWSEGVRTAALERTGEEPLKLHIFVDTSVVELYTDNYRTAMTNNIYPEPASIALEVFASGGSANIASLDIWKLRSAW; encoded by the coding sequence GTGGAACTGCCAACTCAAGGAGCATTGCTGCACCGGGAAGCGTTGTTAAAAGCGGAACAGTCCATCTCAAGGATCAAGGACACCGCCGGCAAAGACCCGGGCCGGCTGAAATATCATTTTATGGCGCCGGCCTATTGGATTAACGATCCGAACGGCCTGATTTTTTACAAAGCCGAATATCATCTGTTCTATCAGCATTATCCTTACGCCGCTGAGTGGGGCGCCATGCACTGGGGCCACGCCAAAAGCAAAGATCTCGTCCACTGGGAGCATCTGCCGATCGCCCTTGCCCCAAGTGAGCCTTATGATCTGCATGAACGGGGCGGTGTCTTTTCGGGCAGCGCGGTCGACGACAACGGCATTTTGTCCGTTCTCTATACGGGGACGGTCATTAAAGACGGCGTTCTGATCCAGTCCCAGTGCCTGGCTACCAGCCAGGACGGGATCACCTTCGAGAAGTATGAGGGTAACCCGGTCATTCCCGGTCCGCCGGAGGACGGCTCCGCCGATTTCCGCGACCCGAAAGTGTGGAAGCATAACGGAACGTGGTATATGGTCGTCGGCTCGAGCAAGGACGGAATTGGCAAAGCGCTGCTTTACAAATCACCGGACCTTCGCGCGTGGAACTACGTCGGCGTTCTTGCCGAAAGCGACGGAACGATGGGAACGATGTGGGAGTGCCCGGATTTCTTCCCGCTGGATGGCCGCTACGTGCTGCTGTTCTCGCCGATGGGCATGGGAGAACGCAAAACCATCTATCTGGTCGGGGACATGGACTATGAGACCGGCCGGTTCACCTGGGACACGATGGGCGATGTGGATCACGGCTTTGAATACTACGCTCCGCAGTCCTTCCTGGACGGTCAGGGCAGACGGATCATTATCGCCTGGCTGAACGCCTGGGACTGGATGCCGTGGTTCAAGGACTTCGGACCGACCGACGTCAATCACTGGTGCGGTGCCATGTCGGCGCCCCGGACCGTGGAGCTGGACAGCGACAGCCGGCTGATATTTAAGCCGGTCAAGGAACTGGAAGTGCTGCGGCGGGAGCATTTCCATATCGGGCAGACCGAGGTTACGCCGGGAGCTTCGGTAATCCCCAAATATGTGGGAAGCGACTGCCTGGAGATCAAGGCGGAGTTCGAGATGTCCGGCTGCACCGCCGAAGAAATCGGATTCGTGCTGCGGGGCGCAGGTGACGGCTCGCAGCAGACGCTGCTCGTCTACAATACGAAGACCGGCGTTCTGCGCTTTGACCGGACCCGCTCCGACGGCTGGAGCGAGGGCGTCCGCACGGCAGCTTTGGAAAGAACAGGCGAAGAGCCGCTGAAACTGCATATTTTTGTCGACACCAGTGTAGTGGAACTGTATACCGATAACTACCGTACGGCCATGACGAATAATATCTATCCCGAGCCTGCCAGCATTGCGCTGGAAGTCTTCGCAAGCGGCGGCAGCGCGAATATCGCGTCGCTGGATATTTGGAAGCTGCGGTCGGCGTGGTAA
- a CDS encoding glycoside hydrolase family 172 protein — MHTQSLNLLGNLTQVKEVRTARVSSWDQDGRNQDYWMIPAGGTVVLGDMEGPGSINHIWMTSFCRRVHGPSVMNPEWGGKIAPVNEIHNALGVTWESADPAWYRKVLIRMTWDDQSYPSVLVPYGDFFCIGHSMPGNFASLPFTVSVKPEEQFKFGGVASVNCYLPMPFGKRAKIEIINENDVPFGLYFHIDYELYKQPLGDETAYFHAQWRRENTCDGWGPDLQVNTPEVNRVANLDGEGNYVILEAEGKGHYIGCNLSVTHFQGSWWGEGDDMIFIDGEKLPSIVGTGAEDYFNHAWGMQKNAFPFHGSIVHESDVPGYQVSYRFHITDPVHFSESLKVTIEHGHANHLSDDWSSTAYWYQTLPSKPFGILPVEERIQRMPQFPSPGPLKPATLNEEMAESFRLAAERMEGYAKGREEQVHIKTDRVSWHSEGNILQSKSVRDSFLSK, encoded by the coding sequence ATGCATACTCAATCGTTGAACCTGCTTGGAAACTTGACCCAGGTGAAGGAGGTCCGCACGGCGCGCGTTTCCAGCTGGGATCAGGACGGGCGAAATCAGGACTACTGGATGATTCCGGCCGGCGGCACCGTCGTGCTTGGCGATATGGAAGGACCCGGCAGCATCAATCATATCTGGATGACCTCGTTCTGCCGCCGCGTGCATGGGCCGAGCGTAATGAACCCCGAGTGGGGCGGCAAAATCGCGCCGGTCAACGAAATTCACAACGCGCTCGGCGTGACCTGGGAATCGGCCGATCCGGCCTGGTACCGCAAGGTGCTGATTCGTATGACTTGGGATGACCAATCCTATCCCAGCGTGCTTGTGCCGTACGGCGACTTCTTCTGCATCGGCCATTCCATGCCCGGCAACTTCGCCTCCCTTCCGTTCACCGTTTCGGTAAAGCCGGAGGAGCAGTTCAAATTCGGCGGCGTGGCTTCGGTCAACTGCTATCTGCCGATGCCGTTTGGCAAACGGGCCAAGATCGAGATTATTAACGAGAACGATGTGCCGTTCGGCTTGTATTTCCACATCGACTACGAGCTGTATAAGCAGCCGCTTGGCGATGAGACCGCTTATTTCCATGCGCAGTGGCGGCGCGAAAATACATGCGACGGCTGGGGGCCGGATCTTCAGGTGAACACGCCGGAGGTCAACCGGGTCGCCAATCTGGATGGTGAGGGCAACTACGTCATTCTGGAGGCGGAAGGCAAAGGCCACTATATTGGCTGCAACCTCTCCGTTACCCATTTCCAGGGCAGCTGGTGGGGCGAGGGTGACGATATGATCTTCATTGACGGAGAGAAGCTGCCGAGCATCGTCGGCACCGGCGCCGAGGATTATTTCAACCATGCCTGGGGGATGCAAAAAAATGCATTCCCGTTCCACGGCTCCATTGTGCATGAGAGCGATGTGCCGGGCTATCAGGTCTCCTACCGGTTCCATATCACCGACCCGGTTCATTTCTCGGAGAGCCTCAAGGTGACGATTGAGCACGGCCATGCCAATCACCTGTCCGACGACTGGTCGTCGACCGCTTACTGGTATCAGACACTGCCTTCCAAGCCGTTCGGCATTCTGCCGGTGGAGGAGCGGATTCAGCGGATGCCGCAATTCCCGAGCCCCGGGCCGCTTAAGCCGGCCACTCTGAACGAAGAAATGGCGGAATCCTTCAGATTGGCCGCAGAACGGATGGAGGGCTATGCCAAAGGACGCGAAGAGCAGGTTCATATTAAAACGGACCGGGTGTCCTGGCATTCCGAAGGCAATATCCTGCAAAGTAAAAGCGTACGCGATTCGTTCTTGTCCAAATAA
- a CDS encoding carbohydrate ABC transporter permease — translation MSYVSGTATGSAVKEAKVMKKGRMNGSAGMNLLAYLVTLIVLLPFLWMLLLSFKTNSDILNNPFSLPKTLSFDNYERAFTTLNMGLLYKNTFIIAVITIVIEVLITFMSSYALTRMVFRSERLRNSLTAFLLAGLAIPAFILLFPVYRLTLSFGLLNTYASLVIPYIATSISFNTLLFTGFLRGFPREVEEAAIIDGCGLFTLGRSVVFPIIMPVVATVFIFNMLYIWNEFPFAVTLISDETMTTISLGISQFKGRFNIDYGGIIAASTLLIIPQLVFFAVFQRFIIEGMTAGAVKG, via the coding sequence ATGAGTTATGTATCGGGTACCGCAACAGGCTCCGCTGTGAAAGAGGCGAAAGTCATGAAGAAGGGCCGCATGAACGGAAGTGCCGGCATGAACCTGCTCGCTTATCTCGTCACCCTTATCGTTCTGCTGCCTTTTCTGTGGATGCTTCTGTTGTCATTCAAAACAAACAGCGACATTCTGAACAATCCGTTCAGTCTGCCCAAGACGCTGAGCTTTGACAATTACGAGCGGGCGTTTACGACGCTGAATATGGGGCTGCTGTATAAAAATACATTCATCATCGCCGTCATCACGATCGTGATTGAAGTGCTGATTACGTTCATGAGCTCCTATGCCTTGACTCGGATGGTATTCCGCTCCGAACGCTTGAGAAATTCCTTGACCGCGTTCCTGCTGGCCGGGTTAGCCATACCGGCGTTCATCCTGCTGTTCCCGGTATACCGGCTGACCTTGTCCTTCGGGCTGCTCAACACGTACGCTTCGCTGGTCATTCCCTATATCGCGACCTCGATTTCCTTCAATACGCTGCTCTTTACCGGCTTTCTCCGCGGATTTCCAAGGGAGGTGGAGGAAGCGGCGATTATCGACGGATGCGGTCTCTTCACGCTGGGCAGATCGGTTGTATTCCCGATTATTATGCCGGTGGTCGCCACGGTGTTCATTTTCAACATGCTGTATATCTGGAATGAGTTCCCGTTCGCGGTAACCTTGATCAGCGATGAAACGATGACTACGATTTCGCTTGGCATTTCCCAGTTCAAAGGCCGCTTCAACATTGATTACGGCGGCATTATCGCGGCAAGCACGCTACTTATTATTCCGCAGCTGGTGTTCTTCGCCGTCTTTCAAAGATTCATTATCGAAGGTATGACGGCCGGGGCTGTAAAGGGTTAA
- a CDS encoding carbohydrate ABC transporter permease — translation MIWLSKRRTIFFMLIPTMIVYLGYIIMPVLISFYYSLTEYTGIGTAKFIGLDNFSRLMNDSLFWISLKNTLIVLAVSLLLLLPGAFLLALMLNVKVKAGNAVKALNFAPSIVAPILVGLIWVFILDPQMGLINVILTKLGLGQFALSWIGGKTLTPYSIGIVFTWQMIGFLATIFLAGLKMIPRDVYESSSMDGANKIQQMFRITIPMMNETVKINVVLIITGVFKIFETVLLLTNGGPNHLSEVMVTYMYNITFTSGEYGYGMAIATVTFLLTLIFSLIYMTLSRKSIEE, via the coding sequence ATGATCTGGCTCAGTAAACGAAGAACCATTTTTTTCATGCTGATTCCTACAATGATTGTCTATTTGGGCTACATCATCATGCCCGTGCTCATTTCCTTCTACTACAGCCTGACTGAATATACGGGCATCGGCACGGCGAAATTTATCGGTCTGGATAATTTCAGCAGGCTTATGAATGATTCCCTGTTCTGGATTTCGCTAAAGAACACACTGATTGTTCTGGCCGTCTCCCTGCTGCTCCTTCTGCCCGGAGCTTTCCTGCTCGCCCTGATGCTCAATGTCAAGGTGAAAGCGGGTAACGCCGTCAAAGCGCTGAATTTTGCGCCAAGCATTGTCGCTCCGATCCTGGTAGGCCTGATCTGGGTGTTCATTCTCGACCCGCAGATGGGGTTGATCAACGTTATTTTGACCAAGCTGGGTCTCGGGCAGTTCGCCCTGTCCTGGATTGGCGGCAAAACCTTGACTCCGTATTCGATCGGCATTGTGTTTACCTGGCAGATGATTGGCTTTCTGGCGACGATCTTTCTGGCCGGACTCAAGATGATTCCAAGGGACGTCTACGAATCGAGCTCCATGGACGGGGCGAACAAGATTCAGCAGATGTTCCGGATCACCATTCCGATGATGAACGAGACGGTCAAGATTAATGTCGTTCTTATTATTACGGGTGTGTTCAAAATTTTTGAAACTGTGCTGCTGCTGACGAATGGAGGCCCCAATCATTTATCCGAGGTCATGGTTACCTACATGTACAATATCACCTTTACCTCGGGCGAATACGGTTACGGCATGGCCATTGCCACGGTTACCTTTCTGCTAACCCTGATCTTTTCCCTGATCTATATGACCCTGAGCAGAAAGAGCATTGAGGAATAG
- a CDS encoding ABC transporter substrate-binding protein, which translates to MKKRFLIVLMACLLILGLAACGSNSTPKNENASSKAGPVTISIAMHVANVKEQEPYMYGIIQKFQEKYPDIKIDLTGAETQEHVKKMKMMSQSGNLPDIFWMLPAPAKEMNQAGLLLDLTDFLKSNPDIASSIDSQMVSDYQDGGKQFGLPYQALVTGLWYNKALFDQYKVKVPETYEELLAAAKVFKANNVVTIAKGSKDTFSTWAFLGMLTRYGFFDKIGDIESGKEKFNNPDFLKLFNKIDELRVNGAFPENVSTLSYFQAVEMFTGGKAAMLDAGVWETKKIEGSPIGKTAGFSWGPTFSDGVGNQKIAMAVAAAPLVASAKVKDDPAKYDAVQKFFAYFYSQEGAAVMAENEAPPVVKYTGTVDKAKYPVYAEVISKLNEPGWERAKAQPDLVVSEAVANQLNDSIYGVINGIYKPEQALDLIDQKVAK; encoded by the coding sequence ATGAAGAAAAGATTTCTGATTGTTCTGATGGCATGTTTGTTGATTCTCGGTTTGGCAGCCTGCGGAAGCAATAGCACTCCCAAAAATGAAAACGCTTCATCCAAGGCGGGTCCAGTCACGATATCGATCGCCATGCACGTAGCCAACGTTAAGGAACAAGAGCCTTATATGTACGGCATTATTCAAAAATTCCAGGAGAAATACCCCGATATCAAGATCGACCTTACGGGTGCGGAAACCCAGGAGCATGTCAAGAAAATGAAAATGATGTCCCAGTCAGGCAACCTTCCGGATATATTCTGGATGCTGCCGGCCCCGGCCAAGGAAATGAATCAGGCCGGACTGCTGCTGGATTTGACCGATTTCCTGAAGAGCAATCCTGATATTGCTTCAAGCATCGATTCCCAAATGGTAAGCGATTACCAGGATGGGGGCAAGCAGTTCGGGCTGCCGTATCAGGCGCTCGTGACCGGATTATGGTACAACAAGGCGTTGTTCGATCAATACAAAGTCAAAGTGCCGGAAACGTACGAGGAGCTGCTGGCGGCGGCAAAAGTATTCAAAGCGAACAACGTCGTTACCATTGCGAAGGGCTCGAAGGATACGTTCAGCACATGGGCTTTCCTCGGCATGCTGACCCGGTATGGATTCTTTGACAAAATCGGCGACATCGAGAGCGGCAAAGAGAAATTCAACAATCCCGACTTCTTGAAGTTGTTCAACAAGATTGACGAGCTTCGGGTGAACGGGGCTTTCCCGGAAAATGTCTCGACGCTGTCCTACTTCCAGGCAGTCGAAATGTTCACCGGCGGCAAGGCCGCCATGCTGGATGCCGGCGTGTGGGAGACGAAGAAGATTGAAGGCAGCCCAATCGGCAAAACGGCCGGCTTCTCCTGGGGTCCGACCTTCTCCGACGGCGTCGGCAACCAGAAGATTGCCATGGCTGTCGCCGCGGCTCCGCTGGTCGCAAGCGCCAAAGTCAAGGACGACCCGGCCAAGTATGACGCGGTTCAGAAGTTCTTTGCCTACTTCTACAGCCAGGAAGGCGCGGCGGTGATGGCCGAGAACGAGGCGCCGCCGGTCGTGAAATATACGGGAACTGTGGACAAGGCGAAGTATCCGGTATACGCGGAAGTAATCAGCAAGCTGAATGAGCCGGGCTGGGAGCGGGCGAAGGCGCAGCCCGATCTGGTGGTAAGCGAGGCGGTGGCCAACCAGCTTAACGACAGCATTTACGGCGTCATCAACGGCATTTACAAGCCGGAACAAGCGCTCGATCTGATTGACCAGAAAGTCGCGAAGTAA
- a CDS encoding AraC family transcriptional regulator: MILHQISPYIRVAMDNIVEGRSWVIKERQLFDYELLYIMEGTVNVTIEDTVYEGVRGDIFLFRPKQRHKITKVGKQRLRQPHIHFDFFYTEDSEKVKVSFRPIEEIEPEELAYFRPDILDEMPVPLSSHLRLKNPVLIEKMLLDIIYEYETKMPYYEFKVKGLFIQLWIQLLRENYWSLNSHVETNMHSLMHIKQYLMHNTNRKVSLDEIAKMSGISKHYLVRLFQQAFGMSPIQYHQLMRAHAARHMIQFTADPLTVIAENMGFSSIHAFSRFFKTVEGKSPSYYRPKG; the protein is encoded by the coding sequence ATGATCCTGCATCAGATTTCGCCTTACATTCGCGTCGCCATGGACAATATCGTGGAAGGTCGTTCCTGGGTGATTAAAGAGAGGCAGTTGTTCGATTATGAGCTGCTGTACATTATGGAAGGCACGGTGAATGTGACGATCGAGGATACGGTGTATGAAGGCGTTCGCGGCGATATTTTTCTGTTCCGTCCGAAGCAGCGGCATAAAATCACTAAGGTCGGCAAGCAGCGCCTGCGCCAGCCCCATATCCATTTTGACTTCTTCTATACGGAGGACAGCGAGAAGGTAAAGGTGTCGTTTCGGCCGATCGAAGAGATTGAACCCGAGGAATTGGCCTACTTCCGGCCGGATATTCTCGATGAGATGCCCGTCCCCCTATCCAGCCACCTGCGGCTGAAGAACCCGGTGCTGATTGAAAAAATGCTGCTGGACATCATCTACGAATACGAAACGAAAATGCCCTACTACGAGTTCAAGGTCAAAGGGTTGTTCATCCAGCTCTGGATTCAGCTGCTCCGCGAAAATTACTGGAGCCTCAACTCCCATGTCGAGACCAATATGCACTCCCTGATGCACATTAAACAATATTTGATGCATAATACGAACCGCAAAGTCAGTCTGGATGAAATCGCCAAAATGTCCGGAATCAGCAAGCACTATCTGGTCCGCCTGTTTCAGCAGGCCTTCGGCATGAGTCCCATTCAGTACCACCAGCTCATGCGCGCCCACGCCGCGAGGCATATGATCCAGTTCACCGCCGATCCGCTGACCGTCATCGCCGAGAACATGGGATTTTCCAGTATTCACGCGTTCAGCCGCTTTTTCAAAACCGTTGAAGGCAAGAGTCCGTCTTATTACCGGCCCAAAGGTTGA
- a CDS encoding glycoside hydrolase family 1 protein, translating to MSLQFPEGFLWGGAVAANQLEGAYQKDGKGWSTQDVMPHGVKTPPTEVPTDDNMKLIGIDFYHRYKEDIKLFAEMGFKVFRTSIAWSRIFPKGDELEPNEQGLQFYDALFDECHRYGIEPLVTISHYETPLHLAREYDGWVNRKLVDFYARYARTIFTRYKDKVKYWLTFNEINSILEFPFMSGGISTPKEKLGKQELYQAIHHEFVASALAVKIGHEINPDFQIGCMVLSMPIYPLTPHPDDVIKTMESDHKNTFFADIHARGYYPGYMKRFFKENGIQIHFEPGDEAILKHTVDFISFSYYMSICETADPEKQIRGEGNLLGGVPNPYLEASDWGWQIDPKGLRCIMNAFYDRYQKPLFVVENGLGAVDRLVTDENGDKTVEDGYRIQYLRDHLVQVAEAIADGVEVLGYTSWGCIDLVSASSAELKKRYGFIYVDRHDDGSGTLERYRKKSFHWYKEVIATNGQSLFK from the coding sequence ATGAGCTTGCAATTTCCGGAAGGCTTTTTATGGGGCGGCGCGGTTGCCGCGAACCAGCTGGAGGGGGCTTATCAGAAAGACGGCAAAGGGTGGTCCACTCAGGACGTCATGCCGCATGGAGTCAAGACGCCTCCCACGGAAGTCCCTACAGACGATAATATGAAGCTGATCGGGATCGATTTTTATCACCGGTATAAAGAGGATATCAAGCTGTTTGCCGAAATGGGCTTCAAGGTGTTCCGGACGTCCATCGCCTGGTCCCGGATTTTCCCGAAAGGGGACGAGCTGGAGCCGAACGAACAAGGCCTGCAGTTCTACGACGCCCTGTTCGACGAGTGTCATCGGTACGGCATCGAGCCGCTGGTCACCATTTCTCATTATGAGACCCCGCTGCACCTCGCAAGAGAATACGACGGATGGGTGAACCGCAAGCTGGTCGATTTTTATGCGCGTTATGCGAGAACGATTTTTACCCGTTACAAGGACAAGGTGAAATATTGGCTGACCTTTAACGAGATCAATTCCATTCTGGAATTTCCGTTTATGAGCGGCGGAATCAGCACCCCGAAAGAGAAGCTGGGCAAGCAGGAGCTGTACCAGGCGATTCACCATGAGTTCGTGGCCAGCGCCCTGGCCGTAAAGATCGGGCATGAGATCAATCCGGATTTCCAAATCGGGTGCATGGTGCTCAGCATGCCGATTTATCCGCTTACTCCGCATCCGGACGATGTGATCAAGACCATGGAGAGCGATCACAAAAATACGTTCTTTGCCGACATCCACGCCAGAGGCTATTACCCGGGCTATATGAAGCGTTTCTTCAAAGAGAACGGCATCCAAATTCATTTCGAGCCGGGAGACGAAGCGATTCTGAAGCATACCGTGGATTTCATTTCGTTCAGCTATTATATGAGCATCTGCGAAACGGCCGACCCGGAAAAACAGATCCGGGGGGAAGGCAACCTTCTAGGCGGGGTCCCGAATCCGTATCTGGAAGCCAGCGATTGGGGCTGGCAGATTGACCCCAAGGGTCTGCGCTGCATCATGAACGCGTTCTACGACCGGTACCAGAAGCCGCTGTTTGTCGTCGAGAACGGGCTTGGCGCCGTCGACCGGCTCGTAACGGATGAGAATGGCGACAAGACGGTGGAGGACGGTTACCGTATTCAATATTTGCGGGATCATCTCGTTCAGGTCGCTGAAGCCATTGCCGACGGCGTGGAGGTCCTAGGGTATACGAGCTGGGGCTGCATCGATCTTGTCAGCGCGTCAAGCGCCGAACTGAAGAAACGCTACGGCTTCATCTATGTGGACCGTCATGACGACGGCTCGGGAACGCTTGAGAGATACCGCAAGAAGTCGTTTCACTGGTACAAGGAAGTGATAGCAACGAATGGGCAGAGCCTGTTCAAATGA
- a CDS encoding LacI family DNA-binding transcriptional regulator: protein MPTLDEIAKLSGYSKATVSRVLNQSPHVSPETREKILAIMKEKDYVPNRNAISLSKGQTQQIGMITMDLSELILRFMNSFVELSGRNGFQTIIYTTGGDQQKELQAFEDLKRKRVDALLILTSVNDTNIIASYCKYGPIVSWQRMDHPEIPSVAMNQYDGYALALEHLIERGYTRIANAFGRPGSINTRSRRLAYEHIMSKHSLPAAEKWYYSSIYSIRDGERVVQSLVEGTDRPDAILCANDLVAAGVLSEARRQRLDVPRGLAIVGFDDSELSRTLGITTVRNPIAGQAENAFLLLAPALLGRNPQLQPLSFSLVKRETT, encoded by the coding sequence ATGCCCACACTTGACGAGATTGCCAAGCTGTCAGGTTATTCCAAAGCCACAGTGTCCCGGGTCCTGAATCAATCCCCCCACGTCAGCCCGGAAACCCGGGAGAAAATCCTCGCCATCATGAAGGAGAAGGACTATGTGCCCAACCGGAACGCCATTTCTTTATCCAAAGGCCAAACCCAGCAAATCGGCATGATCACCATGGACCTCAGCGAGCTTATCCTGCGATTTATGAACAGCTTTGTTGAACTCTCCGGAAGGAACGGATTCCAGACGATTATCTATACCACCGGCGGAGATCAGCAGAAGGAGCTTCAGGCCTTCGAGGATCTCAAAAGAAAAAGAGTCGACGCCCTGCTCATTCTGACCTCCGTGAACGATACGAACATCATTGCTTCGTACTGCAAATACGGGCCGATTGTCTCGTGGCAGCGCATGGACCATCCGGAAATACCGTCGGTCGCCATGAATCAATATGACGGTTATGCCCTCGCCCTCGAGCATTTGATCGAGCGGGGCTATACGCGTATTGCCAATGCTTTCGGACGCCCAGGCAGCATCAATACCCGGAGCCGACGGCTGGCCTATGAGCACATCATGTCTAAGCACAGTCTTCCCGCTGCCGAGAAATGGTATTACTCCTCCATTTACAGCATTCGCGACGGCGAACGGGTGGTGCAGTCCCTAGTGGAGGGAACGGATCGGCCCGATGCGATTCTGTGCGCCAATGATTTGGTCGCCGCGGGCGTTCTCAGCGAGGCGCGCAGGCAGCGGCTGGACGTGCCCCGGGGTCTGGCCATCGTCGGTTTCGACGATTCGGAGCTGTCGCGAACTCTAGGAATAACCACCGTCCGGAATCCGATCGCGGGTCAGGCGGAGAACGCTTTTCTATTGCTGGCTCCGGCACTGCTCGGGCGAAATCCGCAGCTCCAGCCGCTCTCGTTCAGCCTGGTGAAACGGGAGACTACATAG